From a single Adhaeribacter swui genomic region:
- a CDS encoding NADH-quinone oxidoreductase subunit A: METATTAQLPSDYLPILIQFAAALGFVIFAIVVTHLIGPKRHSKVKDAAWECGVESVGNARTPVSYKYFMTAILFVLFDVEVIFLYPWAVNFRGLGMEGFIQMIVFMAMLMLGFFYVIKKGILKWE, translated from the coding sequence ATGGAAACAGCCACAACTGCTCAATTACCTTCCGATTATTTACCGATATTAATACAATTTGCCGCCGCTTTAGGCTTTGTTATTTTCGCTATTGTAGTTACCCACTTAATCGGCCCTAAACGCCACAGTAAAGTAAAAGATGCCGCTTGGGAATGCGGCGTAGAATCCGTAGGTAATGCCCGTACGCCGGTGTCCTATAAATACTTTATGACCGCTATTCTTTTTGTACTTTTTGACGTAGAAGTAATTTTCCTTTATCCCTGGGCCGTTAATTTCCGGGGTTTAGGCATGGAAGGCTTTATTCAGATGATTGTATTTATGGCCATGCTGATGTTAGGATTCTTCTACGTAATTAAGAAAGGAATATTAAAATGGGAGTAA
- a CDS encoding alpha/beta hydrolase → MKKIAILLLALTSFNLHSVFAQTKPAEFPLYEGKIPNENPGPNEEKSETDGILRISKVRKPTLTAYLPAKDKATGAAVVICPGGGYSILAAAHEGVDIARKFNEQGIAAFVVKYRLPSAKTSTNPEIAPLQDAQQAIRVVRKRAAEWQVDPQRIGIIGFSAGGHLASTAGTHFQKAVIPNPDNISVRPDFMILVYPVISSQPGVAHTGSFENLLGKNASPEKLKEYSNEQQVTAQTPPTFLVHASDDKVVPPNNSILFYQALQQQNIPAEMHIYPKGGHGFGLKNPTTPDYWFDRCLNWMIASQIVPAASSK, encoded by the coding sequence ATGAAAAAAATAGCTATTCTGCTGCTTGCTCTTACTAGCTTTAATTTACATTCTGTGTTTGCTCAAACTAAACCGGCGGAGTTTCCTTTGTACGAAGGTAAAATCCCCAATGAAAATCCCGGGCCGAACGAAGAAAAATCAGAAACCGACGGTATTTTGCGCATTAGTAAGGTGCGCAAACCAACGTTAACCGCTTACTTACCAGCTAAAGATAAAGCAACGGGTGCCGCGGTGGTAATTTGCCCGGGTGGCGGTTACTCTATTTTGGCAGCCGCCCACGAAGGCGTAGATATTGCCCGTAAATTTAACGAACAAGGCATTGCTGCTTTTGTGGTAAAATACCGTTTACCCAGCGCTAAAACCTCTACTAACCCAGAAATTGCACCCCTGCAAGATGCGCAGCAAGCCATTCGGGTGGTACGTAAACGGGCGGCGGAGTGGCAGGTAGATCCGCAGCGCATCGGCATTATCGGCTTTTCGGCCGGTGGTCATTTAGCCTCTACGGCCGGTACGCATTTTCAAAAAGCCGTTATCCCCAACCCCGATAATATCTCGGTCCGGCCGGATTTTATGATTTTGGTTTACCCGGTAATCAGCAGCCAACCCGGAGTAGCGCATACAGGTTCTTTCGAAAACTTATTGGGCAAGAATGCTTCGCCGGAAAAATTAAAAGAATACAGCAACGAGCAACAAGTTACCGCTCAAACCCCGCCTACTTTTTTGGTGCATGCTTCCGATGATAAAGTGGTACCGCCTAATAACAGTATTTTATTTTACCAGGCCTTGCAACAACAAAATATCCCCGCCGAAATGCATATCTACCCCAAAGGTGGGCACGGTTTCGGACTTAAAAACCCCACTACTCCGGATTATTGGTTCGACCGTTGTTTAAATTGGATGATAGCAAGCCAAATAGTACCGGCTGCTTCTAGTAAATAA
- the pruA gene encoding L-glutamate gamma-semialdehyde dehydrogenase, with protein sequence MMSGFFKVPQPVNEPVKSYAPGSPERKELQQTYQNLKNQQLDVPMYIGHEEVRSGNKQPLTMPHDHQHILGYFHEGDASHVTRAIDAALAAREQWANMPWQSRAAIFLKAADLLAGPWRATLNAATMLGQSKNAYQAEIDSACEMIDFLRFNAKYMTEIYAQQPESSPGVWNRLEHRPLEGFVFALTPFNFTAIAGNLPAAPAMMGNVVVWKPAYTQIFAAQFLMQLFRAAGLPDGVINLIYVDGPVAGDVIFSHRQFAGIHFTGSTAVFNNIWKTIGNNLHLYRGYPRIVGETGGKDFIVAHPSAEAKEVATGITRGAFEYQGQKCSAASRAYIPANLWPEVKQAIVDDLKTFKMGSPEDFGNFINAVIDEKSFNKITKYLEAAKNDPEVEVIAGGNFDKSVGYFIEPTVLLVKDPTYVTMCEEIFGPVITIYVYEESQFENILEVINTTSPYALTGSIFSRDRYAIDLATSKLLHAAGNFYINDKPTGAVVGQQPFGGARASGTNDKAGSVFNLIRWTSTRTIKETFVPPVDYRYPFLQAE encoded by the coding sequence ATTATGTCAGGATTTTTTAAAGTACCGCAACCGGTAAATGAGCCGGTAAAAAGTTATGCTCCGGGTTCGCCGGAAAGAAAAGAATTACAACAAACCTACCAAAATTTAAAAAATCAGCAACTAGATGTACCCATGTACATTGGCCACGAGGAAGTACGCAGCGGTAATAAACAACCGCTTACCATGCCCCACGATCACCAGCACATATTAGGTTACTTCCACGAAGGCGATGCCAGCCACGTAACGCGGGCTATTGATGCGGCTTTGGCCGCCCGGGAACAATGGGCCAATATGCCGTGGCAAAGTCGGGCCGCTATTTTTTTAAAAGCCGCCGACTTACTCGCTGGCCCTTGGCGCGCCACGTTAAATGCCGCTACCATGCTGGGCCAATCGAAAAATGCGTACCAAGCCGAAATTGACTCGGCTTGCGAAATGATAGATTTCCTGCGGTTCAACGCGAAATACATGACGGAAATTTACGCCCAGCAGCCCGAATCGAGTCCGGGAGTTTGGAACCGACTAGAGCACCGGCCTTTAGAAGGATTTGTGTTTGCATTAACGCCATTTAACTTTACGGCTATTGCGGGTAACCTGCCGGCCGCTCCGGCCATGATGGGCAACGTGGTAGTTTGGAAACCCGCTTACACCCAGATTTTTGCCGCGCAATTTTTAATGCAGTTATTCCGGGCGGCTGGTTTACCGGATGGGGTTATTAACTTAATTTACGTAGATGGCCCGGTGGCCGGCGACGTTATTTTCAGTCATCGTCAGTTTGCGGGCATTCACTTTACCGGTTCTACCGCGGTATTCAACAACATCTGGAAAACCATCGGCAATAACTTACACCTGTACCGGGGCTACCCGCGTATTGTCGGCGAAACTGGCGGTAAAGACTTTATTGTGGCACACCCCTCCGCCGAAGCCAAAGAAGTAGCCACGGGCATTACCCGCGGAGCTTTTGAATACCAAGGGCAGAAATGCTCGGCTGCTTCGCGGGCTTACATTCCGGCTAACTTGTGGCCGGAAGTAAAACAAGCCATAGTGGATGATTTAAAAACGTTTAAAATGGGCTCGCCGGAAGATTTTGGCAATTTCATCAACGCCGTTATCGACGAAAAATCGTTTAATAAAATCACGAAATACCTCGAAGCTGCCAAAAATGATCCGGAGGTAGAAGTAATTGCAGGCGGCAACTTCGACAAATCCGTGGGCTACTTTATCGAACCAACCGTGCTGTTAGTAAAAGACCCCACCTACGTTACTATGTGCGAAGAAATATTTGGTCCGGTAATTACCATTTATGTGTACGAAGAATCGCAATTCGAAAACATACTGGAGGTAATAAATACCACTTCGCCTTATGCCTTAACTGGTTCTATTTTTTCGCGCGACCGTTACGCCATTGACTTAGCCACCAGCAAGCTGCTGCACGCCGCCGGTAATTTTTACATTAACGATAAACCAACCGGTGCCGTAGTAGGCCAGCAACCCTTTGGTGGCGCCCGGGCATCTGGTACGAACGATAAGGCCGGTTCGGTTTTTAACCTGATCCGCTGGACTTCTACCCGCACCATTAAAGAAACCTTTGTACCACCGGTAGATTACCGCTACCCATTTCTACAAGCAGAATAA
- a CDS encoding YjjG family noncanonical pyrimidine nucleotidase, producing MKIFPLKNYKHIFFDLDHTLWDFEKNAEETILTLYDQFELAKFKKFTSAAFYQQYSIINHRMWQLFHQGKITQQELRVNRFTQTLTTLGLTPEQIPTGLPEAFTTLCPTKTAVFPYTYDVLNYLQSKYKLHIITNGFKDVQKIKMTSSKLHGYFTEVITSECINCSKPDPKIFEYALTRANVKAADCLMIGDSLEADILGAQNVGIDQIFFNPDKKRHHQQVTYEISCLSELMRVL from the coding sequence GTGAAAATATTTCCCTTAAAAAACTATAAACACATTTTCTTCGACCTGGACCATACCCTCTGGGATTTTGAAAAAAACGCCGAAGAAACCATTCTGACGCTCTACGACCAGTTTGAACTGGCAAAATTTAAAAAATTTACGTCGGCCGCGTTTTACCAACAATACAGCATTATTAACCACCGCATGTGGCAGTTGTTCCACCAGGGCAAAATAACCCAGCAGGAATTACGCGTTAACCGGTTTACGCAAACATTAACCACCCTGGGATTAACGCCAGAACAAATACCTACCGGGCTACCCGAAGCGTTTACCACCCTTTGCCCGACAAAAACGGCCGTTTTTCCGTATACCTACGATGTTTTAAATTATCTGCAAAGCAAATACAAGCTGCATATTATCACTAACGGCTTTAAGGATGTCCAAAAAATTAAAATGACGTCTTCGAAGCTGCACGGCTACTTTACCGAAGTTATTACCTCCGAATGCATTAATTGCAGTAAGCCCGATCCTAAAATTTTTGAATATGCCCTAACCCGCGCCAACGTAAAAGCCGCCGATTGCCTGATGATTGGCGACAGCCTGGAAGCCGATATCCTGGGCGCCCAAAACGTTGGTATCGACCAGATATTTTTTAACCCGGATAAAAAACGGCACCACCAGCAAGTAACCTACGAAATAAGCTGCCTTAGCGAGTTAATGCGGGTGTTGTGA
- a CDS encoding ArsR/SmtB family transcription factor: protein MRLKHFNVAFGEQVFKALGDESRLRILNLIYRNTEMCISDIEQVLDFTQTKTSRHLSYLKLSGLVAFKRIDNWVYYYLRDETAELLHTIYNYLEKDELLLKDQETYQVLYSNRELAVNKLHNRKWMPQ from the coding sequence ATGCGGCTTAAACATTTTAACGTAGCTTTTGGGGAGCAGGTATTCAAAGCGCTCGGCGACGAATCCAGGCTGCGGATTTTAAACCTGATTTACCGGAATACCGAAATGTGTATTTCGGATATAGAACAGGTCCTGGATTTTACCCAAACTAAAACCTCGCGGCACTTATCCTATTTAAAGCTTTCAGGTTTAGTGGCCTTTAAGCGCATTGATAATTGGGTTTATTATTACTTACGCGACGAAACCGCTGAACTCCTGCACACTATCTATAATTACCTGGAAAAAGATGAATTGTTACTGAAAGACCAGGAAACTTATCAGGTTTTATACTCGAACCGCGAATTAGCCGTAAACAAACTTCACAACCGTAAATGGATGCCGCAATAA
- a CDS encoding carboxypeptidase-like regulatory domain-containing protein produces the protein MLRNYPFYIQFLKNTHKVVLLGLLFGFGFLLPGKALAQGKSSVVQLSGVVASGDSLYGVPGVTVYVPKAGRGTVTNEYGYFSMPVLAGDSVVVRALGFKHLTLKIPKNYNKQSYSVVLELKEDATLLPEVRVFPYPTEELFKKAFLALRVPDEQKTAAEKNLNEQLMARIFDNTPVGPSANFRNTMDMQQMYLNKQSMPNRYNNNPLLNPFAWGQLINQIKNGDLKRKYKDD, from the coding sequence ATGTTACGAAATTACCCTTTTTATATACAATTTTTAAAAAATACGCATAAAGTAGTATTGCTTGGTTTACTGTTTGGTTTCGGTTTTTTGTTACCCGGTAAAGCCTTAGCGCAAGGCAAATCGTCGGTGGTACAGTTATCGGGGGTAGTAGCCAGCGGAGACAGTTTGTACGGGGTACCCGGGGTAACCGTGTACGTGCCCAAAGCGGGACGGGGAACCGTTACCAACGAATACGGTTACTTTTCGATGCCAGTGCTGGCGGGTGATAGCGTGGTAGTGCGGGCGCTGGGTTTTAAACATTTAACGTTAAAAATTCCGAAAAATTACAATAAGCAAAGTTACTCGGTGGTGCTGGAGTTAAAAGAAGATGCCACCTTACTGCCCGAGGTGCGCGTTTTCCCGTATCCTACCGAAGAATTATTTAAAAAAGCGTTCCTGGCTTTGCGTGTTCCCGATGAACAAAAAACAGCGGCCGAGAAAAACCTGAACGAACAACTTATGGCCCGCATTTTTGATAATACGCCCGTTGGGCCATCGGCTAACTTCCGGAACACCATGGATATGCAGCAAATGTATCTGAATAAGCAATCCATGCCTAACCGTTATAACAATAACCCGCTGCTTAACCCATTTGCCTGGGGCCAACTCATCAACCAAATTAAAAACGGCGACTTAAAACGGAAGTATAAAGACGATTAG
- a CDS encoding DUF4279 domain-containing protein has protein sequence MCVLRISGQNLNVEKLILLIDQKPVSIYRKGEPYLKSKPNGRKNKTSGINYNVSNASFDDLEKQIKDAIKFIKKYKAQIAEVTFDELVDGSTLDFGIDLRIGYQNVAIQADSFPSELLKLLGELNIDLGFTLYPPDLENQIEARADKKDK, from the coding sequence ATGTGTGTACTTAGAATTTCGGGGCAAAATTTGAATGTTGAAAAACTTATTCTATTAATAGATCAAAAACCAGTTTCTATATACAGAAAAGGAGAACCTTATCTTAAGAGTAAACCTAATGGCCGGAAAAATAAAACGTCTGGAATAAATTATAATGTTAGTAATGCAAGTTTCGATGATTTAGAGAAACAAATAAAGGACGCTATCAAATTTATAAAAAAATATAAGGCTCAAATTGCTGAAGTTACTTTTGATGAATTAGTTGATGGTTCAACTTTGGATTTTGGAATAGATTTGCGCATAGGTTATCAAAATGTTGCTATTCAAGCAGATTCCTTTCCCTCAGAACTGTTAAAATTACTAGGCGAACTAAATATAGACCTTGGTTTTACTCTTTATCCTCCTGATCTAGAAAACCAGATAGAGGCCCGGGCAGATAAAAAAGATAAGTAA
- a CDS encoding NAD(P)/FAD-dependent oxidoreductase has translation MKINIPQTDLPRVVIIGCGFAGLRLAKNLRHANVQVVLVDRNNYHNFQPLLYQVATGGLEADSIAYPIRKIFTGQKNFYFRMADVTAIHPEINQIQTSIGDIRYDYLVVSSGSATNFFGNKQIEENAMQIKSIPSALNLRSLIFQNFEKALLMSRTEQRDPLMDIVVVGGGPTGVELSGTLAEMKKYVLPKDYPELDMSMMDIYLIEAGPTLLNGMSKESQEKALNYLKDMGVHVELSAPVESFENNVVKFGGGKTINASTMIWAAGVFGANIPGLADQAVSRNKRINVNTWNQVIGYSNIFAIGDIANMETKDFPRGHPMVAPVAIQQAELLAENLPRIMAGQTPHEFLYKNKGVMATVGRNRAVVDLPKFKFGGFFAWLVWMFVHLMTLVGFRNKLVTFVGWVWNYFAFDTALRLIIRPYLKETRDGKEQQPSPPQPPAAQEGNPNKPEAPQPAVPTVNNNPQTADAPSPATNPVKPEFASAPVNATANTRQSATQAQTTESVASANTGSFNQLAPNTFKIPPGTP, from the coding sequence ATGAAAATTAATATACCTCAAACTGATCTGCCGCGGGTAGTTATTATTGGCTGTGGTTTTGCCGGACTGCGGCTTGCCAAAAATTTGCGCCACGCCAACGTGCAAGTTGTACTCGTGGACCGGAATAATTACCACAATTTTCAGCCGCTATTGTACCAAGTAGCCACCGGTGGCCTCGAGGCCGATTCAATTGCCTACCCGATCCGGAAAATCTTTACCGGTCAGAAAAACTTTTATTTCCGGATGGCCGATGTAACGGCTATTCACCCCGAGATCAATCAGATTCAAACGTCCATCGGCGATATTCGCTACGACTACCTGGTGGTTTCTTCGGGCAGCGCTACCAACTTCTTCGGCAATAAGCAAATCGAAGAAAATGCCATGCAGATTAAAAGCATTCCGAGCGCTTTAAACCTGCGAAGTTTAATTTTTCAAAATTTTGAAAAAGCTTTGCTCATGAGCCGCACCGAACAACGCGACCCGCTGATGGATATTGTGGTAGTGGGCGGCGGACCAACCGGCGTGGAGCTAAGCGGCACCCTGGCTGAAATGAAAAAATACGTACTGCCGAAAGATTATCCGGAGCTGGATATGAGCATGATGGATATTTACCTGATTGAAGCCGGACCCACTTTACTCAACGGCATGAGCAAAGAATCGCAGGAAAAAGCTTTAAATTACCTGAAAGATATGGGCGTACACGTAGAATTAAGCGCTCCGGTAGAATCTTTCGAAAATAACGTGGTGAAATTTGGCGGCGGCAAAACCATTAATGCTTCTACCATGATTTGGGCCGCCGGTGTATTTGGCGCCAATATCCCGGGCTTAGCCGACCAGGCCGTGAGCCGGAATAAACGCATCAATGTGAACACCTGGAACCAGGTAATTGGTTATTCTAATATTTTTGCCATCGGCGACATTGCCAACATGGAAACCAAGGATTTCCCCAGAGGGCACCCGATGGTAGCGCCGGTAGCCATTCAGCAGGCCGAGTTACTCGCCGAAAACTTACCCCGCATTATGGCTGGCCAAACGCCCCACGAATTTTTGTACAAAAACAAAGGCGTAATGGCAACGGTGGGCCGTAACCGGGCCGTAGTGGATTTACCAAAATTCAAATTTGGGGGCTTCTTTGCCTGGCTCGTTTGGATGTTTGTGCATTTAATGACCTTGGTTGGCTTCCGGAATAAGCTGGTAACGTTTGTGGGTTGGGTATGGAATTACTTTGCTTTTGATACCGCTTTGCGTTTAATTATCCGGCCGTATTTAAAAGAAACCCGCGATGGGAAAGAACAACAACCCTCGCCCCCGCAACCGCCTGCGGCGCAGGAAGGCAACCCCAACAAACCCGAAGCGCCGCAGCCGGCAGTACCTACAGTAAACAACAACCCACAAACCGCCGACGCGCCATCACCTGCAACTAATCCGGTTAAACCGGAATTTGCTTCTGCCCCGGTAAATGCCACCGCTAATACGAGGCAAAGCGCCACGCAGGCTCAAACTACCGAATCGGTAGCATCAGCTAATACCGGAAGCTTTAACCAACTGGCACCCAATACTTTTAAAATACCACCAGGAACTCCATAA
- a CDS encoding trans-sulfuration enzyme family protein, producing MSANEHAPIKPKITPIYQTSVFTFSDLNELELYFDQPGQHYMYSRFGNPNSDELAAEVNKLEKGDGAVVTSSGMSAILTAVLTFCQAGDHMLCAEEIYGGSATLLHQELQRLGITVTFVPTEHTYDLAPYVQQNTKALLAETLSNPLLTVLDIARMATLCREHQLKLIIDNTFASPVITRPLDLGADLVMHSVTKYLAGHSDVTAGVIVAKGEEAAKRIKQIVMYYGLNLSPFDSWLAARGLKTLRLRIKQHSANALEIARFLSQHPKVRRVYYPGLENHPQHELAKQQGNGLFGGMLSFQISDELEKVNAFMQALPHIPFAPSLAGVTTSISHPLRTSHRSFSPEKQEKLRITLGLIRLSVGVEEAEDLIQELESALAAI from the coding sequence ATGTCGGCTAACGAACACGCACCCATTAAACCCAAAATAACCCCCATTTACCAAACTTCGGTTTTTACTTTTTCTGATTTAAACGAACTGGAATTATACTTCGACCAGCCGGGGCAGCATTACATGTACAGCCGTTTTGGAAATCCCAATTCCGATGAACTGGCCGCTGAAGTGAATAAACTGGAAAAAGGAGATGGGGCGGTAGTTACTTCGTCGGGTATGTCGGCGATTTTAACAGCGGTGCTTACTTTTTGCCAGGCCGGCGACCACATGCTTTGCGCCGAAGAAATTTACGGCGGTTCGGCCACTTTACTCCACCAGGAATTACAGCGTTTGGGTATTACCGTAACTTTTGTGCCTACCGAGCACACCTACGATTTAGCACCCTACGTGCAGCAAAACACCAAAGCCCTTCTGGCCGAAACTTTAAGCAATCCGCTGTTAACGGTGCTGGATATTGCCCGCATGGCAACGCTGTGCCGGGAGCATCAGCTTAAGTTAATTATTGATAATACTTTTGCGTCGCCGGTTATTACCCGACCATTAGACTTAGGCGCCGATTTAGTGATGCACAGCGTAACCAAATATTTAGCCGGGCACAGCGATGTTACCGCCGGGGTAATTGTGGCGAAAGGCGAAGAAGCCGCTAAGCGGATTAAGCAAATTGTGATGTATTACGGGTTAAATTTAAGCCCGTTTGATTCGTGGCTGGCCGCCCGGGGACTAAAAACCTTACGTCTCCGTATAAAACAACACAGCGCGAATGCGTTAGAAATTGCCCGGTTTTTAAGCCAGCATCCTAAAGTGCGCCGCGTGTATTATCCTGGCCTCGAAAATCATCCGCAGCATGAGTTGGCTAAGCAACAAGGTAACGGCTTATTCGGGGGGATGTTATCTTTTCAGATTAGCGATGAGTTGGAGAAAGTGAACGCTTTTATGCAGGCTTTGCCACATATTCCGTTTGCGCCTTCGCTGGCGGGAGTTACTACTTCTATCTCGCATCCGCTCCGCACATCACACCGGTCTTTTAGCCCCGAAAAACAGGAGAAATTAAGGATTACGCTCGGCTTAATTCGGTTGTCGGTGGGGGTAGAAGAAGCAGAAGATTTAATTCAGGAATTGGAAAGTGCCTTAGCTGCAATCTAA
- a CDS encoding glycosyltransferase family 39 protein: protein MVLNNSRFSVLLLVLVLIKFALSYVSVHPAYEFQRDEYLYLDEANHLAWGFLEVPPALALQAWLTKALGNHWYLVRFWPALFGALTMWVIGLTVKRLQGGWFALALAGIGFLASAYLRINILFQPNALEFLCWSVYFYLLISYLQQPKNKYLYLLGLFIGVGLLNKYSVIFFLAGALPIIALSRYRVVFLKPAFYLAIGLAFLIFLPNLIWQWQHKFPVWQHMQELKATQLDLVKPTDFLKDQLLMSFPGAFIWLAGLIALLLARWARPYAVVGLIYLAVIGIFLWLHGKSYYALGLYPVLLAFGGVVWERIVAMRWQLFLKPILLLIPLLLIAPAVPLLLPVLSPEATARYCQKFKATGILRWEDGQDHLLPQDYADMLGWEEMATLVRQAYAQIPVAERAETIIWCDNYGEAGAVNYYNAKYHLPRAHSTNASYSLWSPPRVNPKVVILVSDEAATDLMPHFKSTQIVGRLNNPLYRESETHVSILREPDQALLQRWNAEIIAERQKFGME from the coding sequence ATGGTACTGAACAACTCTCGCTTTTCTGTTTTACTGCTAGTGCTGGTGCTTATTAAGTTTGCGCTTTCTTATGTGTCGGTGCACCCGGCTTACGAGTTTCAGCGGGACGAGTATTTGTACCTGGATGAAGCGAACCATTTGGCCTGGGGCTTTCTAGAAGTGCCTCCTGCTTTAGCTCTGCAAGCCTGGCTTACCAAAGCCTTAGGAAACCACTGGTACTTGGTGCGGTTTTGGCCGGCATTGTTTGGCGCTTTAACCATGTGGGTAATTGGCTTAACCGTGAAGCGCCTGCAAGGTGGCTGGTTTGCCTTAGCCCTGGCGGGTATTGGCTTTTTAGCTTCGGCCTACCTCCGGATAAATATTTTGTTTCAACCAAATGCGCTGGAATTCCTGTGCTGGTCGGTTTATTTCTATCTGCTTATCAGCTACCTGCAACAACCTAAAAACAAGTACCTGTACCTCTTGGGTTTGTTTATCGGGGTTGGTTTATTGAATAAATATTCCGTCATCTTTTTTCTGGCGGGCGCTCTGCCAATCATTGCTTTATCGCGCTATCGTGTGGTATTTTTAAAACCTGCTTTTTACCTAGCCATTGGTCTTGCGTTTTTAATTTTTCTACCGAACCTTATCTGGCAATGGCAGCATAAATTTCCGGTTTGGCAACACATGCAAGAACTCAAGGCCACCCAGCTAGACTTAGTAAAACCCACTGATTTTTTAAAAGACCAATTACTAATGAGTTTTCCGGGGGCGTTTATATGGTTAGCCGGTTTAATAGCCTTGTTACTGGCCCGCTGGGCCCGGCCTTACGCGGTAGTTGGCTTGATTTACCTGGCAGTTATTGGTATCTTTTTGTGGTTACACGGTAAAAGTTATTATGCCTTAGGTTTATATCCGGTATTATTGGCTTTTGGAGGAGTAGTCTGGGAGAGAATAGTAGCTATGAGATGGCAATTGTTTTTAAAACCGATTTTACTTTTAATACCCCTACTTTTGATAGCTCCTGCTGTGCCGTTACTCCTACCTGTTTTGTCGCCGGAAGCTACGGCTCGTTATTGCCAGAAATTTAAAGCCACTGGTATTTTGCGATGGGAAGACGGGCAGGATCATTTACTCCCACAAGATTACGCCGATATGTTAGGTTGGGAAGAAATGGCCACCTTAGTACGGCAAGCTTACGCGCAGATTCCGGTGGCGGAGCGCGCTGAAACCATTATCTGGTGCGATAATTACGGCGAAGCGGGTGCCGTGAATTATTACAATGCCAAATACCACTTACCCCGCGCCCACAGCACCAATGCCAGTTATTCTTTATGGAGTCCGCCCCGGGTAAATCCGAAAGTTGTTATTTTAGTAAGTGATGAAGCCGCAACTGACTTAATGCCGCATTTTAAATCAACCCAGATTGTTGGCCGGTTGAATAACCCCTTGTACCGCGAATCGGAAACGCACGTGAGTATTTTACGGGAACCAGACCAAGCGCTACTGCAACGCTGGAACGCCGAAATCATCGCTGAACGGCAGAAATTCGGGATGGAATAG
- the ispE gene encoding 4-(cytidine 5'-diphospho)-2-C-methyl-D-erythritol kinase, which translates to MIAFPNAKINIGLRVTGLRPDGFRNLESCFYPVNWCDALEIIPATNLAFTSSGLTIPGKASTNLCLKAYHLLQQDFNLKPVRIHLHKNIPIGAGMGGGSSDAAFTLKLLNNLFNLEISVPDLENYARQLGSDCAFFIQNKPVFAIEKGDVFEPLKLDLSNYKIVVIYPDLHITTAEAYREVVPQAPADNLRELLQQPLPTWKNRVDNDFEKALFLKYPVLPELKEYLYQSGAIYTSMTGSGSAVFGIFSPDFTQTLLVPHTTYAVWQGAL; encoded by the coding sequence ATGATTGCTTTCCCGAACGCTAAAATAAACATTGGCTTACGTGTTACCGGTTTGCGGCCCGATGGATTCCGGAACCTGGAGTCTTGTTTTTACCCGGTAAACTGGTGCGATGCTTTAGAAATTATTCCGGCTACTAACCTGGCGTTTACTTCATCCGGCTTAACCATTCCGGGCAAGGCCAGCACAAATCTTTGTTTAAAGGCTTACCACCTGCTGCAACAAGATTTTAATTTAAAACCGGTTCGCATTCATTTGCACAAAAATATACCCATTGGGGCCGGCATGGGTGGCGGTTCTTCCGATGCAGCGTTTACCTTAAAATTACTGAATAACCTGTTTAACCTGGAAATATCCGTACCGGACTTAGAAAATTACGCCCGCCAACTAGGCAGCGATTGCGCTTTTTTTATTCAGAACAAACCGGTTTTTGCAATTGAGAAAGGCGATGTGTTTGAACCGTTAAAATTAGATTTAAGTAATTACAAGATCGTGGTTATTTATCCGGATTTGCATATTACTACCGCCGAAGCGTACCGGGAAGTAGTGCCCCAGGCTCCGGCCGACAATTTACGGGAGTTACTGCAACAACCGCTTCCTACCTGGAAAAACCGGGTGGATAATGATTTTGAGAAAGCTTTATTTTTAAAATATCCGGTTTTGCCAGAATTAAAAGAATACCTGTACCAATCCGGAGCTATTTACACCTCCATGACGGGTTCCGGCTCGGCGGTATTTGGTATTTTTTCGCCGGATTTTACTCAAACTTTACTCGTGCCCCACACCACCTATGCCGTTTGGCAAGGTGCTTTGTAA